From a region of the Phaseolus vulgaris cultivar G19833 chromosome 6, P. vulgaris v2.0, whole genome shotgun sequence genome:
- the LOC137831813 gene encoding myosin-11-like isoform X1 codes for MMISYLHLQGTPVNITAGSFVWAEDPEVSWIDGQVSKIKGNDVEIDTTNGKKVLTKLSKIYPKDMEAPAGGVDDMTKLSYLHEPGVLQNLKIRYELNEIYTYTGNILIAINPFQRLPHIYDSHMMQQYKGAPFGELSPHVFAVADVAYRAMIHEGKSNSILVSGESGAGKTETTKMLMRYLAFLGGRAATEGRTVEQQVLESNPVLEAFGNAKTVRNNNSSRFGKFVEIQFDKSGRISGAAIRTYLLERSRVCKISDPERNYHCFYFLCAAPQEEIEKYKLGNPKTFHYLNQSKCYDLADINDSREYLATRRAMDIVGISQKEQEAIFRVVAAILHIGNIEFAKGKEIDSSVPKDDKAKFHLETTAELLMCNAGSLEDALCKRVMITPEEVIKRSLDPQSAAVSRDGLAKTIYSRLFDWLVNKINNSIGQDSSSKSLIGVLDIYGFESFKSNSFEQFCINFTNEKLQQHFNQHVFKMEQEEYTKEQINWSYIEFVDNQDVLDLIEKKPGGIIALLDEACMFPKSTHETFSNKLYQTFKNNKRFIKPKLSRTDFTISHYAGEVHYQSDQFLDKNKDYVVAEHQDLLTASKCPFVAGLFPLLPEETSKSSKFSSIGSRFKLQLQQLMETLSSTEPHYIRCVKPNNLLKPAIFENSNIMQQLRCGGVLEAIRISCAGYPTRRAFFEFIHRFSLLAPEITEAHHDEKTVCQKILEKARLKGYQIGQTKVFLRAGQMAELDAQRAQMLGNAAKTIQRRIRTHQARKHYLALRKKTTIVQSLWRGRLAFKFYKNLRREAAAVKIQKNIRRYESRKTYTKLKASVLTVQTALRAIASLKEFRFRKQAKASIIIQAQWRCHKSASYYKKLKKGSIVTQCRWRGLMARRELRKLKMAARETGALKEAKDKLEKRVEELTWRLQLEKSLRSNLEESKAQEIAKLQNLLQETQNKVDETNALLIKEREAARKAIEEAPPVVQETQVIVEDTQKIESLSLEIESLKTSLESEKQKVDDFEMKYNESQAYCEEKSKILEDTEKKVRQLQESLTRLEEKIANSESENQVLRQQAVSMAPNKFLSGRSRSVIQRPDGGHIGTEVKPTSDMHSTSMNHREQTEVEDKPQKSLNEKQQENQELLIRCIAQNLGFAGNRPVAACIVYKCLLHWRSFEVDRTSVFDRLIQTIGHAVETQDNNDVLAYWLSNSSTLVLLLQRTLKASGAAGMAPQRRRSSSGSLFGRVTHSFRGTPAGVTLPLINGSMSGVDTLKVEAKYPALLFKQQLTAYVEKIYGMIRDNLKKEISPLLGLCIQAPRTSRASLVKGSSRSVANTEAQKALIAHWQGIVKSLGNFLNTLKENHVPPFLVRKVFTQIFSFINVQLFNSLLLRRECCSFSNGEYVKSGLGELEDWCCGATDEYCGSAWDELRHIRQAIGFLVIHQKPRKTLNEISHDLCPVLSIQQLYRISTMYWDDKYGTHSVSADVISNMRVLMTEDSNNAVSNSFLLDDDSSIPFSVDDLAKSKELIDVSDLEPPPLLHENTGFSFLLPRPDGQIS; via the exons ATGATGATTTCTTATCTCCATCTGCAGGGGACTCCGGTGAATATTACTGCGGGTTCTTTTGTCTGGGCTGAAGATCCAGAAGTATCTTGGATTGATGGACAGGTATCAAAAATCAAGGGAAATGATGTTGAAATTGACACAACCAATGGAAAGAAG gtgctCACAAAGTTATCAAAAATATATCCCAAAGATATGGAAGCTCCTGCGGGTGGAGTGGATGATATGACTAAGCTTTCCTATTTGCACGAGCCTGGAGTCCTTCAGAACTTAAAAATTAGATATGAATTGAATGAAATATAT ACTTATACTGGTAATATTCTGATTGCAATAAATCCATTCCAAAGGCTACCTCATATTTATGATTCACACATGATGCAACAATACAAGGGAGCACCATTTGGAGAGTTAAGTCCTCATGTATTTGCCGTAGCTGATGTTGCATATAG GGCAATGATACACGAAGGAAAAAGCAATTCAATTTTGGTCAGTGGGGAAAGTGGAGCTGGTAAAACTGAAACTACAAAAATGCTTATGAGATATCTTGCCTTCTTAGGTGGTAGGGCTGCCACTGAAGGACGAACCGTTGAGCAACAAGTTCTTGAA TCAAATCCAGTTCTGGAAGCATTTGGCAATGCTAAAACTGTCAGGAATAACAATTCCAG TCGTTTTGGTAAATTTGTTGAGATCCAATTTGACAAGAGTGGTAGAATCTCGGGAGCAGCTATTCGAACATACCTTTTGGAGAGATCTCGGGTTTGCAAGATTAGTGATCCTGAACGCAACTACCACtgcttttattttctttgtgcTGCACCACAGGAG GAAATTGAGAAATACAAATTAGGAAATCCTAAAACGTTTCATTACCTGAACCAGTCAAAATGCTATGACCTGGCTGATATAAATGATTCTCGTGAGTATCTTGCTACCAGGAGAGCTATGGATATTGTTGGAATAAGCCAAAAAGAGCAG GAAGCAATTTTCAGAGTTGTTGCTGCGATTCTTCATATTGGGAATATTGAGTTTGCAAAAGGCAAGGAAATTGATTCATCAGTTCCAAAAGATGACAAAGCCAAATTCCACTTAGAAACTACTGCTGAGCTTCTTAT GTGCAATGCTGGTTCCTTGGAAGATGCATTATGTAAGCGTGTCATGATCACCCCTGAGGAAGTTATAAAACGAAGCCTCGATCCCCAAAGTGCAGCAGTGAGCAGAGATGGCTTGGCAAAAACAATTTATTCTAGGCTCTTTGACTG GTTGGTGAACAAGATTAATAATTCAATTGGACAAGACTCCAGTTCTAAATCTTTGATTGGGGTGCTTGATATCTATGGTTTTGAAAGCTTTAAATCTAACAG TTTTGAGCAGTTCTGCATTAATTTCACAAACGAGAAGTTGCAGCAACATTTCAATCAG CACGTGTTTAAGATGGAGCAAGAAGAATACACGAAGGAGCAGATCAATTGGAGCTACATTGAATTTGTTGACAACCAAGATGTTTTGGACCTTATTGAAAAG AAACCTGGAGGAATAATTGCACTCCTTGATGAAGCTTG TATGTTTCCAAAGTCCACACATGAAACATTTTCAAACAAACTTTATCAAACATTTAAGAATAACAAACGCTTTATTAAGCCAAAATTATCTCGAACAGATTTCACTATTTCTCATTATGCTGGCGAG GTGCACTATCAGTCTGATCAGTTTCTGGACAAAAACAAAGATTATGTGGTTGCTGAGCATCAAGATTTATTGACTGCTTCCAAATGTCCATTTGTAGCAGGCCTTTTTCCTCTACTTCCAGAAGAGACATCCAAATCTTCTAAATTTTCTTCAATTGGTTCTCGATTTAAG CTGCAACTACAGCAATTAATGGAAACACTAAGCTCTACAGAGCCTCATTACATTAGATGTGTGAAACCAAACAACCTCCTCAAGCCTGCAATTTTTGAGAATTCCAATATTATGCAGCAACTTCGCTGTGGT GGTGTTTTAGAGGCAATCAGAATCAGTTGTGCTGGCTACCCTACTCGCCGTGCTTTCTTTGAATTTATACACCGATTTTCCCTTCTTGCTCCAGAGATCACAGAAGCACA TCATGATGAGAAGACtgtttgtcaaaagattctgGAAAAAGCACGGCTTAAAGGATATCAG ATTGGACAAACAAAGGTATTCCTAAGAGCAGGTCAGATGGCTGAACTAGATGCACAAAGAGCTCAAATGCTTGGTAATGCAGCAAAAACTATTCAACGGCGTATTCGAACCCATCAAGCTCGTAAACATTATCTTGCACTACGCAAGAAGACTACAATTGTGCAGTCTCTTTGGAGAG GAAGACTTGCATTCAAATTCTATAAGAACTTGAGAAGGGAGGCAGCTGCAGTGAAAATTCAGAAGAATATACGCAGATATGAATCTAGGAAAACCTATACTAAACTCAAAGCATCAGTACTTACTGTGCAAACAGCTTTAAGGGCAATTGCTTCTCTCAAGGAGTTCAGATTTAGGAAACAGGCTAAGGCTTCCATCATTATTCAG GCTCAGTGGCGGTGCCACAAATCTGCTTCATATTATAAGAAGCTCAAGAAAGGTTCAATTGTCACACAATGCCGATGGAGGGGTCTAATGGCCAGGAGAGAACTTAGGAAACTGAAAATG GCTGCAAGAGAAACTGGTGCACTTAAAGAGGCAAAGGACAAGCTTGAAAAAAGAGTGGAGGAACTCACTTGGCGTCTTCAACTAGAGAAGAGTTTAAGG AGCAACCTAGAAGAATCCAAAGCACAAGAGATAGCAAAACTGCAGAATTTACTGCAGGAGACGCAGAACAAAGTTGATGAAACCAATGCATTGCTTATAAAGGAGCGAGAGGCTGCAAGGAAAGCTATTGAAGAAGCACCTCCTGTTGTTCAAGAAACTCAGGTTATTGTTGAAGACACTCAGAAGATTGAATCACTATCATTGGAAATTGAGAGTCTAAAG ACCTCCCTTgagtcagagaagcagaaagttgATGACTTTGAAATGAAATATAATGAGTCCCAAGCTTATTGTGAAGAAAAGAGTAAAATATTAGAAGACACGGAGAAGAAGGTTCGTCAGCTACAAGAATCCTTGACCag actagaagagaagattGCTAATTCAGAATCAGAGAATCAAGTTCTACGTCAACAAGCTGTGTCAATGGCACCCAATAAGTTCCTCTCAGGACGCTCTAGATCTGTTATACAG CGACCGGATGGTGGACATATTGGAACGGAAGTAAAGCCAACTTCG GATATGCATAGCACATCAATGAACCACAGGGAACAGACCGAAGTGGAGGATAAACCACAGAAATCACTCAATGAGAAACAACAGGAGAACCAAGAGTTGCTCATTAGATGCATTGCACAAAACCTAGGCTTTGCTGGGAATAGACCAGTTGCTGCTTGTATCGTATACAAATGCCTCTTGCATTGGAGATCATTTGAAGTGGACCGTACTAGCGTTTTTGATCGTCTAATCCAAACTATTGGTCACGCAGTTGAG ACGCAGGATAATAATGATGTCTTGGCTTATTGGTTATCCAATTCCTCTACACTTGTCTTGTTACTACAGCGCACACTAAAGGCAAGTGGTGCGGCTGGAATGGCTCCTCAACGTCGTCGATCTTCATCAGGGAGTCTGTTCGGGAGGGTGACACAT AGTTTCCGTGGAACTCCAGCTGGAGTCACCCTTCCCCTAATCAATGGTAGCATGAGCGGTGTAGATACGTTAAAAGTTGAAGCCAAGTACCCTGCTCTCCTTTTCAAACAGCAGCTTACAGCTTATGTGGAAAAGATATATGGAATGATTAGAGATAACTTGAAGAAAGAAATTTCTCCCCTGCTTGGATTATGCATCCAG GCACCCAGAACATCTAGAGCGAGCTTGGTGAAGGGATCATCACGTTCGGTTGCAAACACTGAAGCCCAGAAAGCTTTGATTGCTCACTGGCAGGGGATAGTTAAGAGCCTTGGGAACTTCTtaaatactttgaaagaaaatcaT GTTCCCCCGTTTTTGGTTCGTAAGGTGTTCACtcaaatattttctttcatCAATGTCCAACTTTTCAACAG TCTTCTTCTAAGACGGGAGTGCTGCTCATTTAGTAATGGAGAATATGTGAAATCTGGTTTGGGGGAATTGGAGGATTGGTGCTGTGGCGCCACTGATGAG TACTGTGGTTCGGCATGGGATGAGCTCAGACATATAAGACAGGCTATTGGATTTTTG GTCATACATCAGAAACCAAGGAAAACGCTGAATGAAATAAGTCATGACCTGTGCCCA GTCCTCAGCATACAGCAGCTATATCGGATTAGCACCATGTACTGGGATGACAAATATGGCACACATAGCGTATCCGCTGAT GTTATATCCAATATGAGAGTGTTGATGACTGAAGATTCTAATAACGCAGTTAGTAATTCTTTCCTGTTGGATGATGATTCAAG